One Candidatus Margulisiibacteriota bacterium genomic region harbors:
- a CDS encoding polysaccharide deacetylase family protein, whose protein sequence is MRLLKIGLFLLALLGVSAASPRVPILMYHHIRQPQPEDSAVLRELSCAPETFTQQVEALRQAGYQTVTFEDIARGRIPAKPIMLTIDDGYQDAYIAYNILRQRNLTAVFFVTTRYLGDGRHLTVVQLREMARGGMEIGSHSISHPDLSTLSLANCQKEIAESKRFLEDILGQKIISFCYPSGRVNANVRRLVKNSGYLYARTTRPGLGNFDTEPHTLRVFRVNNDLTAAELLRQLDLF, encoded by the coding sequence GGTTTATTCCTGCTGGCGCTGCTGGGCGTGTCCGCGGCATCTCCGCGCGTCCCGATCCTGATGTACCATCACATTCGCCAGCCGCAGCCGGAGGATTCGGCTGTTTTGCGGGAGCTGTCCTGCGCGCCGGAAACTTTCACACAGCAGGTCGAAGCTCTGCGGCAGGCGGGTTATCAGACGGTTACTTTTGAGGACATTGCGCGCGGGCGGATCCCGGCCAAGCCGATAATGCTTACTATAGATGACGGCTATCAGGACGCCTATATCGCTTACAATATTTTGCGGCAGCGAAATTTAACGGCGGTGTTTTTTGTCACCACCCGCTATCTGGGCGATGGCCGGCATTTGACCGTCGTGCAGCTGCGGGAAATGGCGCGTGGCGGCATGGAGATCGGCTCGCACAGCATTTCCCATCCTGATCTATCCACGCTGTCTCTGGCAAATTGCCAAAAGGAGATCGCGGAGAGCAAACGTTTTTTGGAGGACATTCTGGGACAAAAAATAATTTCGTTCTGTTATCCTTCCGGACGGGTCAACGCCAATGTGCGCCGTCTGGTCAAGAACAGCGGTTATCTGTACGCGCGAACGACCCGCCCCGGCCTGGGCAATTTTGACACGGAGCCGCACACTTTGCGGGTGTTTAGAGTGAATAATGATCTAACCGCCGCTGAACTTTTGCGGCAATTGGATTTATTTTGA